Proteins encoded within one genomic window of Gammaproteobacteria bacterium:
- a CDS encoding succinate dehydrogenase assembly factor 2 yields the protein MTPEQEFNRLRWRCRRGMRELDTLLMTFAERRYAVAGTAGQAAFRRLLSLPDPEIVALLDGRLRSDDADLAAVVAQVLGERLSGGDHGRC from the coding sequence ATGACGCCCGAGCAGGAGTTCAACAGGCTGCGCTGGCGCTGCCGGCGCGGCATGCGCGAACTCGATACGCTGCTGATGACCTTCGCCGAGCGGCGATACGCGGTGGCCGGTACCGCCGGCCAGGCCGCGTTCCGCCGCCTCCTTTCGCTGCCGGATCCCGAGATTGTCGCCTTGCTGGACGGGCGCCTGCGCAGCGACGATGCCGACCTGGCCGCGGTGGTGGCACAGGTGCTCGGTGAACGGCTTTCTGGAGGCGATCACGGTCGATGCTGA
- the rpoE gene encoding RNA polymerase sigma factor RpoE has product MAEQTSDQLLVQNVQQGDRRSFDVLVLRYQQRIVKLIMRYVHDPAEAQDVAQEAFIKAYRALPSFRGESAFYTWLYRIAINTAKNHLVSLQRRPVDYSLDLQDPENYEANARLRDEDSPEGIAMQEELRQAVERTISALPEELRTAIMLREIDGLSYEEIATAMECPVGTVRSRIFRAREAIDQSIATLGGKPQ; this is encoded by the coding sequence ATGGCAGAGCAAACCAGCGATCAGCTGCTTGTGCAGAACGTCCAGCAGGGCGATCGGCGCTCATTTGACGTATTGGTGCTCCGTTACCAGCAACGCATCGTGAAGCTGATCATGCGTTACGTGCACGACCCGGCCGAGGCACAGGATGTGGCCCAGGAAGCGTTCATCAAGGCGTACCGGGCACTGCCATCGTTCCGCGGCGAGAGCGCCTTCTACACCTGGCTGTACCGGATCGCCATCAACACGGCGAAGAACCACCTGGTATCCCTGCAGCGCCGGCCGGTGGACTACAGCCTGGACCTGCAGGACCCGGAAAATTATGAAGCTAATGCCCGCCTGCGCGACGAGGATTCCCCGGAGGGAATCGCCATGCAGGAGGAGCTGCGCCAGGCCGTGGAGCGCACGATTTCCGCATTGCCAGAGGAACTGCGCACCGCCATCATGTTGCGCGAAATCGATGGCCTGAGCTACGAGGAGATCGCCACGGCCATGGAGTGCCCCGTGGGTACCGTGCGATCGCGCATCTTCCGGGCGCGCGAGGCGATCGACCAGAGCATCGCGACGCTGGGCGGCAAACCACAATAG
- a CDS encoding sigma-E factor negative regulatory protein gives MSKILDEQLSAFLDGELPPEEVDLLLARLDRDPARRATLGRYAMIGECIRTGAAAPAALDVADRVRSALAAEGGPAPAPAAARGTALGWVGGALAASLAAAALLLTAPGIWQDTTQLRPDQPGALAMAARDSTGPEPLADVNAIASHRLGPRAAARLTGYLMAHGEYANAISRSNFDSRLVSARAERASWRQAEDPADAR, from the coding sequence ATGAGCAAGATTCTCGACGAGCAGCTGTCCGCATTCCTCGACGGCGAGCTCCCACCCGAGGAGGTCGACCTGCTGCTCGCGCGGCTCGATCGCGATCCGGCCCGGCGGGCCACCCTTGGCCGCTACGCCATGATCGGCGAGTGCATTCGCACGGGCGCGGCGGCACCCGCTGCGCTGGATGTCGCCGACCGCGTGCGCTCCGCGCTGGCCGCGGAAGGCGGGCCGGCCCCGGCACCCGCGGCCGCCAGGGGAACGGCACTGGGCTGGGTCGGCGGTGCCCTGGCTGCCTCGCTGGCGGCGGCAGCTCTGCTGCTGACGGCACCGGGCATCTGGCAGGACACCACCCAGCTGAGGCCTGACCAGCCCGGCGCGCTGGCCATGGCGGCACGGGACAGCACCGGGCCCGAACCGCTGGCCGACGTCAATGCCATTGCCAGCCACCGGCTCGGACCGCGCGCAGCGGCCCGCCTCACCGGCTACCTGATGGCGCATGGTGAATACGCCAACGCCATTTCCCGCAGCAACTTCGATTCGCGGCTGGTTTCGGCCCGCGCCGAGCGCGCCTCCTGGCGGCAGGCGGAGGATCCGGCCGATGCCCGCTAG
- a CDS encoding MucB/RseB C-terminal domain-containing protein, which yields MPASCRRRWQPLQVAPGLVLVLAGLPQALPAAEAPRAMLERMANAVEYLNYEGTLVHLHGGDSSVLHITHQVQDGQVTEKITCEDAGRQLIRNKDEVTGIFPDQHAVLVEPRDGRAEPSSPLRGRLPGAASIDDSLYLLSMAPPERIAGRDTRGIVIRPRDGFRYGYRIWLDRATYMPLKTQLVDEQDRVLEQLLFTQIVLPERIPASAVKPTVATGAYAVRRAAKAATGPAADQAGAQWTVMALPPGFRLTVRKAQPAPDALNGLRHIVYSDGLATVSLFVEPAVAASEQAEGLSQIGAANAYTTSIDGYMVTAIGEVPARTVEMFAGSARSLDRKQAP from the coding sequence ATGCCCGCTAGCTGCCGGCGACGGTGGCAGCCATTGCAGGTCGCGCCCGGGCTGGTGCTCGTGCTGGCAGGCCTGCCGCAAGCGCTTCCGGCGGCAGAGGCGCCACGCGCCATGCTCGAGCGCATGGCCAATGCGGTCGAATACCTGAACTACGAAGGCACGCTGGTGCACCTGCATGGCGGCGACAGCAGCGTGCTGCACATCACGCACCAGGTGCAGGACGGGCAGGTCACCGAGAAGATCACCTGTGAAGACGCGGGCCGGCAGCTCATCCGCAACAAGGATGAAGTGACCGGCATCTTTCCGGACCAGCATGCGGTGCTGGTGGAGCCGCGGGACGGGCGCGCAGAGCCCAGCAGCCCGCTGCGCGGCCGGCTGCCCGGCGCCGCCAGCATCGACGACTCGCTGTACCTGCTGTCGATGGCCCCGCCGGAACGTATCGCCGGCCGTGACACACGGGGCATCGTCATTCGACCGCGGGATGGCTTCCGCTACGGCTACCGGATATGGCTGGACCGCGCCACCTACATGCCGCTGAAGACGCAGCTGGTCGACGAGCAGGACCGCGTCCTGGAGCAGCTGCTGTTCACGCAGATCGTGCTGCCGGAGCGGATCCCGGCCTCGGCCGTGAAGCCCACGGTGGCAACCGGCGCCTATGCGGTGCGGCGTGCCGCAAAGGCGGCCACCGGACCCGCGGCTGACCAGGCCGGGGCACAATGGACAGTGATGGCGCTGCCGCCGGGATTCCGGCTGACGGTGCGCAAGGCGCAGCCGGCGCCCGACGCGTTGAACGGCCTGCGCCACATCGTGTATTCGGACGGCCTGGCCACGGTGTCCCTGTTCGTCGAACCGGCGGTGGCGGCCTCCGAGCAGGCCGAGGGCCTGTCGCAGATCGGCGCGGCCAACGCCTATACCACCAGCATCGATGGCTACATGGTCACGGCGATCGGCGAAGTGCCGGCCCGTACCGTGGAGATGTTTGCCGGGTCGGCCCGCTCCCTCGACCGCAAGCAGGCGCCGTGA
- a CDS encoding glutaredoxin family protein has product MTGPTVVCELTVLSRPGCHLCEEAVEALEPRCRAHGIRLHLVDVDGDQALRERFGLRIPVVMAGNVEISAWPLDEARLAAWFARDA; this is encoded by the coding sequence GTGACCGGGCCGACCGTCGTTTGCGAGCTGACGGTGCTCAGCCGGCCCGGTTGTCACCTGTGCGAGGAGGCGGTCGAGGCGCTGGAGCCGCGCTGCCGCGCACACGGCATCCGGCTGCACCTCGTCGACGTGGATGGCGACCAGGCGCTGCGCGAGCGCTTCGGCCTGCGCATTCCGGTCGTCATGGCAGGCAACGTCGAGATTTCCGCCTGGCCGCTCGACGAAGCCCGGCTCGCGGCCTGGTTCGCCCGGGACGCCTGA
- the lepA gene encoding elongation factor 4: MSASLSQIRNFAIIAHIDHGKSTLADRFIEMCGGLEAREMSTQVLDSMDLERERGITIKAQTVALRYKSDDGTIYELNLIDTPGHVDFSYEVSRSLAACEGALLLVDAAQGVEAQSVANCYSAIEAGLEVVPVINKIDLPSADPPKVMREIEEIIGIDTTDCALVSAKTGQGLRELMELLIRRIPPPKGDPEAPLQSLIVDSWFDNYMGVVSLVRVMNGTLPRGAKVRIWSTGRTHVVTEVGVFTPKARACAALGAGEVGYVIAGIKDVHGAPVGDTMTLESRLCAEPLPGFRQIKPRVFAGLFPTSADDFEGLRDALEKLKLNDAALRFEVESSAALGFGFRCGFLGLLHMEIVQERLEREYGLSLISTAPTVVFEIVTTGGETRMIDNPASLPPPNEIAEVREPYITASILVPNEFVGPVMQLCVGKRGVQKRIEYLANQVAMEYEIPMAEVVFDFFDRLKSISRGYASFDYQFSRFVPGDLVRLDILINKEKVDALSLIVHRESAQRRGREIVERLQQVIPRQMFEVALQAAIGSQIIARATVKAMRKNVLAKCYGGDVSRKRKLLEKQKAGKKRMKQFGAVEIPQEAFLAILDSGQGGTDS; the protein is encoded by the coding sequence ATGAGCGCCAGCCTCAGCCAGATCCGCAACTTCGCCATCATCGCGCACATCGACCACGGGAAGTCCACGCTGGCCGACCGCTTCATCGAGATGTGTGGCGGCCTGGAGGCGCGGGAGATGAGCACCCAGGTGCTCGATTCGATGGACCTCGAGCGGGAGCGGGGCATCACCATCAAGGCGCAGACCGTGGCGCTGCGCTACAAGTCAGACGACGGCACGATCTACGAGCTGAACCTCATCGACACCCCGGGGCACGTCGACTTTTCCTACGAGGTGTCACGCTCGCTCGCCGCCTGCGAGGGCGCGCTGCTGCTGGTGGATGCCGCGCAGGGCGTGGAGGCGCAGAGCGTTGCCAACTGCTATTCGGCCATCGAGGCCGGCCTCGAGGTGGTGCCGGTCATCAACAAGATCGACCTGCCCAGTGCCGATCCGCCGAAGGTCATGCGCGAGATCGAGGAGATCATCGGCATCGATACCACGGACTGCGCGCTGGTCAGCGCCAAGACCGGGCAGGGGCTGCGCGAGCTCATGGAGCTCCTCATCCGGCGGATCCCGCCGCCGAAGGGCGACCCGGAAGCACCCCTGCAGTCGCTGATCGTCGATTCCTGGTTCGACAACTACATGGGCGTGGTGTCACTGGTGCGCGTCATGAATGGCACCCTGCCCAGGGGCGCCAAGGTCCGCATCTGGTCGACCGGGCGCACCCATGTGGTGACCGAGGTCGGGGTCTTCACGCCCAAGGCCAGGGCCTGCGCGGCGCTCGGCGCCGGCGAGGTGGGGTATGTCATCGCCGGCATCAAGGACGTCCACGGCGCACCGGTGGGCGACACCATGACGCTGGAGTCGCGCCTGTGCGCGGAGCCGTTGCCCGGCTTCCGGCAGATCAAGCCGCGGGTGTTCGCCGGGCTGTTCCCCACCAGTGCGGACGATTTCGAGGGTCTGCGCGACGCCCTGGAGAAGCTCAAGCTCAACGACGCCGCCCTGCGCTTCGAGGTGGAGTCCTCGGCGGCGCTCGGCTTCGGGTTCCGCTGCGGTTTCCTCGGCCTGCTGCACATGGAGATCGTGCAGGAGCGCCTCGAGCGCGAGTACGGGCTCAGCCTGATCTCCACGGCGCCCACCGTGGTGTTCGAGATCGTCACCACGGGTGGCGAGACCCGCATGATCGACAACCCGGCCTCGTTGCCACCGCCCAACGAGATCGCCGAGGTGCGCGAGCCTTACATCACCGCCAGTATCCTCGTGCCCAACGAGTTCGTCGGGCCGGTGATGCAGCTGTGCGTCGGCAAGCGCGGCGTGCAGAAGCGCATCGAGTACCTCGCCAACCAGGTTGCCATGGAGTACGAGATTCCCATGGCGGAGGTGGTGTTCGACTTCTTCGACCGCCTGAAGTCCATCAGCCGCGGCTATGCCTCCTTCGACTACCAGTTCTCACGCTTCGTCCCCGGTGATCTCGTGCGCCTCGACATCCTGATCAACAAGGAGAAGGTCGACGCCCTGTCGCTCATCGTGCACCGCGAGTCGGCGCAGCGGCGGGGCCGGGAGATCGTCGAGCGCCTGCAGCAGGTCATCCCGCGACAGATGTTCGAGGTGGCGCTGCAGGCAGCGATCGGCTCGCAGATCATCGCGCGCGCCACGGTGAAGGCCATGCGCAAGAACGTGCTGGCGAAGTGCTATGGCGGCGATGTCTCGCGCAAGCGCAAGCTGCTGGAGAAGCAGAAGGCGGGCAAGAAGCGCATGAAACAGTTCGGCGCCGTGGAGATCCCGCAGGAGGCCTTCCTGGCGATCCTCGATTCCGGACAGGGCGGCACGGATTCGTGA
- the lepB gene encoding signal peptidase I, which yields MDFSLILVLATLASGLIWGGYQVSRAWSRATPGAEPVLVEYARSFFPVLLLVLLVRSFLFEPFRIPSSSMMPTLLIGDFIFVNKYSYGLRLPVLNTKIVDIGEPERGDVMVFRLPSDPSVNYIKRLVGMPGDTIRYAGDHLYINDQPVEESLLGVYDGELQPGSILMQEQLGSVRHQILLIPGVSGRGDGTFVVPPGHYFMMGDNRDNSQDSRFIGPIPEGNIVGRAVRIWMNWDFPAMPRWSRIGGRVE from the coding sequence ATGGATTTCTCGCTGATACTGGTTCTGGCGACCCTGGCCTCGGGCCTGATCTGGGGCGGCTACCAGGTGAGCCGGGCCTGGTCCCGGGCGACGCCCGGCGCCGAGCCCGTGCTGGTGGAGTACGCGCGCTCGTTCTTCCCGGTGCTGCTGCTGGTGCTGCTGGTTCGCTCGTTTCTCTTCGAACCGTTCCGCATCCCGTCGAGTTCCATGATGCCGACCTTGCTGATCGGCGACTTCATCTTCGTCAACAAGTACAGCTACGGGCTGCGCCTGCCGGTGCTGAACACGAAGATCGTCGATATCGGCGAGCCCGAGCGCGGCGATGTCATGGTCTTCCGCCTGCCGTCGGATCCGAGCGTCAATTACATCAAGCGTCTGGTCGGCATGCCGGGCGACACCATCCGCTACGCCGGCGACCATCTCTATATCAACGACCAGCCGGTGGAGGAATCCCTTCTCGGCGTGTACGACGGCGAGCTGCAGCCCGGCTCGATCCTGATGCAGGAGCAGCTCGGCAGCGTGCGCCACCAGATCCTGCTGATCCCCGGGGTCTCCGGCCGCGGTGATGGCACGTTCGTGGTGCCGCCGGGACACTATTTCATGATGGGCGACAACCGCGACAACAGCCAGGACAGCCGCTTCATCGGGCCGATACCCGAGGGCAACATCGTCGGGCGCGCGGTGCGGATCTGGATGAACTGGGACTTCCCGGCCATGCCCCGCTGGAGCCGGATCGGCGGGCGGGTCGAGTAG
- a CDS encoding DUF4845 domain-containing protein yields MRSKQKGVTFISFLILAAMIGLIGFGGLKLTPVYLENMKIRKILNDVKAEFDGQQTTAMAIRNAIDKKLDIEMVYSLKARDFEIESSDSGLSVAARYERAEPFIANISLLASFDDEVEIRK; encoded by the coding sequence ATGCGTAGCAAGCAGAAGGGTGTGACGTTCATCAGTTTCCTGATCCTGGCGGCCATGATTGGCCTGATCGGCTTCGGCGGTCTCAAGCTCACGCCGGTATACCTGGAGAACATGAAGATCAGGAAGATACTCAACGACGTGAAGGCCGAATTCGACGGCCAGCAGACCACGGCCATGGCCATTCGCAACGCGATCGACAAGAAGCTGGACATCGAGATGGTCTACAGCCTCAAGGCCCGCGACTTCGAGATCGAGAGTTCCGATAGCGGCCTGTCCGTGGCCGCGCGCTATGAGCGTGCCGAGCCGTTCATCGCCAACATCTCCCTGCTGGCCAGCTTCGATGACGAGGTAGAGATACGCAAGTGA
- the rnc gene encoding ribonuclease III, whose product MKAALRWAEDRLGHRFARQELLERALTHRSASAGNNERLEFLGDAVLGLVIADAIYRRRPDAGEGLLSRIRSRLVRGETLAEMARELGLGEFVRLGSGETRTGGHQRSSILSNTLEAVLGAIYLDSGMAAAEAVILRLYASRLDELPDEEELRDPKTRLQEWLQARGHRPPAYVVRNVAGAAHAQTFEVVCEIEALGVAAGGHGASRRIAEQDAAQRALEQVRAVRPDAAAP is encoded by the coding sequence GTGAAAGCGGCCTTGCGCTGGGCCGAGGACCGGCTCGGCCATCGCTTCGCTCGCCAGGAGCTCCTCGAACGCGCCCTGACCCACCGCAGCGCCTCGGCCGGCAACAACGAGCGGCTGGAGTTCCTGGGTGACGCGGTTCTCGGCCTGGTGATCGCCGATGCCATCTACCGGCGCCGCCCGGATGCCGGTGAAGGCTTGCTGAGCCGGATCCGCTCGCGACTGGTCCGCGGTGAAACGCTGGCGGAGATGGCCCGCGAACTCGGTCTCGGCGAGTTCGTCCGACTGGGCAGCGGCGAGACCCGTACCGGCGGCCACCAGCGATCCTCGATCCTCTCCAATACGCTGGAGGCGGTACTCGGCGCAATCTATCTCGACAGCGGTATGGCAGCGGCCGAGGCCGTGATACTGCGGCTGTATGCCAGCCGCCTGGACGAGCTGCCCGACGAGGAGGAACTCAGGGACCCGAAGACGCGCCTTCAGGAATGGCTGCAGGCGCGAGGCCACCGCCCGCCGGCCTACGTCGTGCGCAACGTCGCCGGTGCCGCCCATGCGCAGACGTTCGAGGTGGTCTGCGAGATCGAGGCCCTGGGCGTGGCGGCCGGCGGCCATGGGGCCAGCCGGCGCATCGCCGAGCAGGACGCGGCGCAGCGCGCCCTGGAGCAGGTCCGCGCGGTCCGGCCGGATGCGGCGGCCCCATGA
- the era gene encoding GTPase Era, with the protein MTSAGGFRSGFVAVVGRPNTGKSTLVNALVGEKVSIVTARPQTTRHRIIGIRSRADSQVVFVDTPGLHGNARKLINRTMNRAAASSLADADVVLFVIEASGWCAADEHVLQRLARVAAPVILVVNKADLLRPRAKMLPLLEAAQARQLFAEIVPVSALQAENLERLVELILARLPAGERFYPQDMKTDRGRDFRIGEILREKLMAALEREVPYGLAVEIGAVEDGERLASIDALIWVAKDSQRPIVLGRGGERLKAIGQAARLDLEAFLGKKVYLQTHVKVRRNWADDARALRQFGYEAEQ; encoded by the coding sequence ATGACCAGCGCCGGCGGCTTTCGTTCCGGCTTCGTCGCCGTGGTGGGCCGGCCGAATACCGGCAAGTCGACGCTGGTCAATGCGCTGGTCGGCGAGAAGGTCAGCATCGTCACCGCCAGGCCGCAGACCACGCGCCACCGCATCATCGGCATCCGCAGCCGCGCCGACAGCCAGGTGGTGTTCGTCGACACCCCGGGGCTGCACGGCAATGCCCGCAAGCTCATCAACCGCACCATGAACCGTGCCGCCGCCAGTTCACTCGCCGACGCCGATGTCGTGCTTTTCGTCATCGAGGCCAGCGGCTGGTGTGCCGCGGACGAGCATGTGCTGCAGCGGCTGGCCAGGGTCGCCGCGCCGGTGATCCTGGTGGTCAACAAGGCCGACCTGCTGCGACCACGAGCGAAAATGCTGCCGCTGCTGGAGGCCGCGCAGGCGCGCCAGCTGTTCGCGGAGATCGTGCCGGTCTCGGCACTGCAGGCCGAAAACCTCGAGCGGCTGGTGGAGCTGATCCTCGCGCGGCTGCCGGCGGGGGAGCGCTTCTATCCCCAGGACATGAAGACCGATCGCGGGCGGGATTTCCGCATTGGCGAGATCCTGCGCGAGAAACTCATGGCGGCACTGGAGCGGGAGGTACCCTATGGCCTGGCCGTGGAGATCGGTGCCGTCGAGGACGGCGAACGGCTGGCCAGTATCGATGCCCTCATCTGGGTGGCGAAGGACTCGCAGCGACCCATCGTCCTCGGGCGCGGCGGTGAACGGCTCAAGGCGATTGGCCAGGCGGCGCGGCTGGATCTCGAGGCCTTCCTCGGCAAGAAGGTCTACCTGCAGACGCACGTCAAGGTGCGCCGCAACTGGGCCGATGACGCCCGCGCCCTGCGCCAGTTCGGCTACGAGGCCGAGCAGTGA
- the recO gene encoding DNA repair protein RecO has protein sequence MERVLLEPSYVLHGRAYRETSVLLEVMSRDHGRVSLVARGVRRPRSRLRALLQPFRPLLLSWSGRAGGLMTLGAAEPAAVPLDLAGERLMSGFYLNELLLRFLHRGDPHPQVFGAYAQALACLGDGAAAGPVLRGFEMQLLAEAGYGLNLDHDAQSGLPLDPDGRYRYVVERGPVVADDADDDTTFRGTELLAIGRGEFDGADAVASARRLLRAVLDHHLGGQPLQTRRVVRAMRR, from the coding sequence ATCGAGCGCGTGCTGCTGGAACCCAGCTACGTGCTGCATGGCCGGGCCTATCGCGAGACCAGCGTGCTGCTGGAGGTGATGAGCCGCGATCATGGCCGGGTGAGCCTGGTGGCTCGCGGCGTGCGCCGGCCGCGAAGCCGGCTGCGGGCGCTGCTGCAGCCGTTCCGGCCCCTGCTGCTGTCCTGGTCGGGGCGCGCCGGCGGGCTGATGACGCTGGGTGCGGCGGAGCCTGCCGCCGTGCCGCTGGACCTGGCGGGCGAGCGCCTGATGTCGGGTTTCTACCTCAACGAGCTGCTGCTGCGCTTCCTGCACCGGGGCGATCCGCACCCGCAGGTGTTCGGTGCCTACGCGCAGGCGCTGGCCTGCCTCGGTGACGGGGCGGCTGCCGGACCGGTGCTGCGCGGCTTCGAGATGCAGCTGCTGGCGGAGGCGGGTTATGGCCTGAACCTCGACCACGATGCGCAGTCCGGCCTGCCGCTGGATCCGGACGGGCGCTACCGTTACGTGGTCGAGCGCGGCCCGGTGGTCGCCGATGATGCCGACGACGACACCACCTTCCGCGGCACCGAGCTGCTCGCCATCGGCCGCGGCGAGTTCGATGGCGCCGATGCCGTGGCCAGCGCCCGGCGCCTGCTCCGCGCCGTGCTCGATCATCACCTGGGCGGGCAGCCGCTGCAGACACGCCGGGTGGTCAGGGCCATGCGTCGCTGA
- the pdxJ gene encoding pyridoxine 5'-phosphate synthase has product MSSILLGVNVDHVATLRQARGSRFPDPVMAAWVAEQSGADSITVHLREDRRHIQERDIEVLSRTLQTRMNLEMALAEPVLRLAETLRPADCCLVPERRQELTTEGGLDVAADLGRVREAAARLAAAGIRVAPFIDPDPVQVDACAAAGVRTIELHTGRYAEAPDAAGQARELERLRQAARHAARLGFEVHAGHGLHYHNVQPVAALAEISELNIGHAIVARAVFDGLAAAVAEMKRLMVSARPA; this is encoded by the coding sequence ATGAGCAGCATTCTCCTCGGCGTCAACGTCGACCACGTCGCCACCCTGCGCCAGGCCCGTGGCAGCCGTTTCCCCGATCCGGTCATGGCGGCCTGGGTCGCCGAGCAGTCCGGCGCCGACAGCATCACCGTGCACCTGCGCGAGGACCGCCGCCACATCCAGGAGCGCGACATCGAGGTGCTCTCGCGGACCCTGCAGACCCGCATGAACCTCGAGATGGCGCTGGCGGAGCCGGTGCTGCGCCTGGCCGAGACTCTGCGGCCGGCGGATTGCTGCCTGGTGCCGGAGCGCCGCCAGGAACTGACCACCGAGGGCGGCCTCGACGTGGCCGCCGACCTGGGCCGCGTGCGCGAGGCGGCCGCCAGGCTGGCCGCGGCCGGGATCCGCGTGGCGCCCTTCATCGACCCGGATCCTGTCCAGGTCGATGCCTGCGCCGCGGCCGGGGTGCGCACCATCGAATTGCACACCGGGCGCTATGCCGAAGCCCCCGACGCCGCCGGCCAGGCCCGCGAACTGGAACGCCTGCGGCAGGCGGCCCGGCATGCGGCCCGCCTCGGCTTCGAGGTGCATGCCGGCCACGGCCTGCATTACCACAACGTGCAGCCGGTGGCGGCGCTCGCGGAGATCTCCGAGCTCAACATCGGCCATGCCATCGTCGCCCGCGCGGTGTTCGACGGCCTGGCCGCGGCCGTGGCCGAAATGAAGCGGCTGATGGTCAGCGCCCGGCCGGCATGA
- a CDS encoding holo-ACP synthase: MIHGIGTDILRTERIAAAFARFGDRFAQRLLMPEELAQFRRTRQPERFLAMRFAAKEAIVKAMGTGFAHGMWLRDAGVAADARGRPEIIYSPRGRRRCDELGIGAGHLTLSDEAGLVVAVAVLMRREQGGRP; this comes from the coding sequence ATGATCCACGGCATCGGCACGGACATCCTGCGGACGGAGCGGATCGCGGCGGCATTCGCCCGCTTCGGCGACCGTTTCGCGCAACGGCTGCTCATGCCCGAGGAACTCGCGCAGTTCAGGCGCACGCGCCAGCCGGAGCGTTTCCTCGCCATGCGCTTCGCCGCCAAGGAGGCCATCGTCAAGGCCATGGGCACCGGCTTCGCCCATGGCATGTGGCTGCGCGATGCGGGGGTGGCAGCCGATGCGCGCGGGCGGCCGGAGATCATCTATTCGCCCCGGGGCCGCCGTCGTTGCGACGAACTCGGGATCGGCGCGGGCCACCTGACGCTTTCCGACGAGGCGGGGCTGGTGGTGGCCGTGGCCGTGCTGATGCGCAGGGAACAGGGCGGGCGGCCATGA
- a CDS encoding 3'-5' exonuclease: MTTLVFDIETIPDVALGRRLYNLDGIDDADVAKAMAFQQMQAVGSEFLPLYQQRIVAISVVLRRQDELKVWSLGSPDSDERELVRRFFDGIDRYTPELVSWNGAGFDLPVLHYRALLHGIVSHRYWDVGDEDREFRYNNYLGRFHWRHIDLMDVLSGFQGRGRAGLDAISVMLGFPGKLGMEGGKVWEAWQAGRIGEIRDYCETDVVNTYLVYLRFQHIRGLLDEAGLERELARVRDLLAASGQPHLARFLAAWREATPAAGG; this comes from the coding sequence ATGACGACGCTGGTGTTCGACATCGAGACGATTCCCGACGTGGCGCTGGGCAGGCGGCTGTACAACCTCGACGGCATCGACGATGCCGATGTCGCCAAGGCCATGGCCTTCCAGCAGATGCAGGCCGTCGGCAGCGAGTTCCTGCCGCTGTACCAGCAGCGCATCGTCGCCATCTCCGTCGTGCTCCGCCGCCAGGACGAGCTGAAGGTCTGGAGCCTCGGCAGCCCGGACAGCGACGAGCGGGAGCTGGTGCGCCGCTTCTTCGACGGCATCGACCGCTACACGCCGGAGCTGGTGTCCTGGAATGGCGCCGGCTTCGACCTGCCGGTGCTGCACTACCGGGCGCTGCTGCACGGGATCGTTTCGCACCGCTACTGGGATGTCGGCGACGAGGACCGCGAGTTCCGCTACAACAACTACCTCGGCCGCTTCCACTGGCGACACATCGATCTCATGGACGTGCTGTCGGGCTTCCAGGGCCGCGGCCGCGCGGGACTCGATGCCATCTCGGTGATGCTCGGCTTCCCGGGAAAGCTGGGCATGGAAGGCGGCAAGGTCTGGGAGGCCTGGCAGGCCGGGCGCATCGGCGAGATCCGCGACTACTGCGAGACCGACGTCGTCAACACCTACCTGGTCTACCTGCGTTTCCAGCACATCCGCGGCCTGCTCGACGAGGCTGGGCTGGAGCGCGAGCTCGCCCGGGTGCGCGACCTGCTCGCCGCATCCGGCCAGCCGCACCTCGCCCGGTTCCTGGCGGCCTGGCGCGAGGCCACGCCAGCGGCGGGCGGCTGA